From the genome of Polypterus senegalus isolate Bchr_013 chromosome 8, ASM1683550v1, whole genome shotgun sequence:
tccCTGACCTATGGAAAGAAGTAAATATTGATAAAAACATTAATGAATTTTGCTACAACACGTGTAATTCCCTAGGTTTAAAAAGTCTGAAAGAGAAATGTCTCAATTTTATTCTGAGGGGCGAGTGCGAGATGATGAAGTTCCAGCCAGTGAAATCAAAGTAGTCAAAAACTGACATAAATGAGGATGAATTTAAAAGGCGAATGCAAACAGAATCtttcctttaaaattaaaatatctggCCCACCCGTGTCCATGTAGTTCTCCTCGAAAATCCCAAAGTCCCGCATTACGCTGGCTGGCGCCCCTAAGCCGGTCTCCCATTAAAGTGACTATGTGGGGTGTGCCTTGAGTCGTGAACTCTATGCAGGGTTGGTTGTATGATGTGCAGTCCACACCTCTGAAATGAATAAATGGGATTGACAAACACATATAATACCCAATACAGTGTTGCGttaaagtaaaagagaaaagccaagcaattagctaactaaaaggattacaatatgcaggctttcgaggcaacacaggccccttcttcaggcaagatggcatattgtaatccttttagttagccaataaaaggggtcactacattcataatggctaccacagtacaacaccctaatactacagTAAAAGAGAACAGGAGGCTGACACTCTCCTCAAAGTGGTGTCTACCGGGAAAGGAGGTCCTGCCCTCTACTCCacccaaatgttttatttaaaactgcacgGTGCACATAAGGTAATCATCTTTATTAATCAAAGTCCTTTATTAATGCACATCCTATCAACAGAGGACATATACttgcagctatttttttttttttttataatttctacaTATTTAGCTGATGTCATTACTCAAGGCGACTTACAATACCAGTACACGTTACAATAGtttacagaattattattattatttttttttaaacagataagAGCACAGGCAGGGTCACATAGTTAGGCATAGGCTGGAATTGAACCGCCGCCCTGAAGGTTTAAAGTTCAGTTTCTTAGCCTCTGTATCAAACTGCTGGCCCCAAAGACAAGAGGAGAAAGACAACAGGAAGGTATGGGGTTttaacccaggatgctggatttgTGAAGCTGTGTacagcgcaaaaaaaaaaaacatttcctgcCTTCCTTCCATTGTTTCAAGAAGAACAgtcaaatgagaaataaaaagtaacagtaatgttttttctttttaaacttacaataaaaaaaaacaaacaaaaaaaaaaacaatcttataTTTCATGGGCCCTGCTACAGCCTGTTGACAAGCTTATAGTATTTTTATACCTGCTTGTAAAAAATCCTGTTGAATAACCAAACGTTCCTCTTtggaccaccaaaaaaaaaaaaagcatgcaaaaaaaaaaaaagtatacagataacTATGTTGTTTTTATTCTCTTAAATTAGTTGGAAAAGCTTGCTATCTAATTGCATAATCTTCTGCAAAGCAACAGTTCAGAGCTAATAAACACTTACGGACGTTGACAAAATTTCATTGAAGTTCTTGACTAGGATTATAGCAATCACGGCAGTTCTCCACTTTGAGGGTTATGTCCACTTGGGTCTGCTAGGCGGAGAGGAACATCACTCTTAAAGTCACAGTCTTCTTGTAAAACTGGCTGTAAGTGTTGTACGAGAATTGCCTGTAGATAATGCCTCCTCCTCAGGAGTAACAGTAATAAAGACAACGTCTTGGTAGTAAGCTAAGTACTatggagctaaaaaaaaaattaaaacaaacaaaacaaaaacacttaacaattttagtattCTTTCACATCTGGCTTACCTCAAGCTGTATTTCTTAGCATTCTGTaattttttcctctctctttccctctccATCCATATGTCAACGCAGTTACTTTGGTGTAACAATTCAATTACAGAGATTTCTTCTGAATGCGTTTTCTTCACTCATTATAGCCAGTTCTCCCAAATATCTTTCCTTTTCTATGGAAGTTTGTATGCAGCGACTACCTGCACATTTGCATCTCCATTATCTCACTATCTGAATGTTGTACtttagaaaaagaagagaaagctgGCTACTATTTTGCAACTACAATGGTGCATTTCTTTGCAGGTTAAAAGTCTTGAATAGTTTCCCACATAAAGGTAGGAAGATGGCGTCTCTCTGGTGTGAATTCAGATGTGCGCTTGAAGTACACTTGACTGGAATGCTTGCCTCATTCAATACACTCATCTGGCTTTTCTACAGTTTGAATGACATTGTGTACTTGAAGACCACTTAGGTGGGTGTGAAGCTCTTGCCATATTTCTCACAGGTGTCAGTTTCACCATGCAAAGTTTTGCGACAGAAGTACATCTCACATTTCATAATGCTTTTACTCTCAACAGCAAAGGCTTTGTGTTGTCCCGGCATTGCCCCTTGCAACATTTTTGCTTTCTGTAGCTCAGGAGTGATATTAATCTCCAGATCTTCTAGAGTTTTCTATTCATATATCCCGTGGATCCAAGAACCAATCAGTTATTTTATCCAATATCTGGAAGTTCTCAGATGGCATCTCTTTATTATTTGTCTCTGCCATCTTAGGCAGCCTCTTGGAATTAATAATTATTTAGGCTTTTTCTGAGGGACTTTCGTTCAACGTTATATTTGGGCATCCTATCATATAGCGGTTAGCGTGCCCCATGTGACTAGCACATTTTACAATATTATTGGAGAACTGTGGTTTTAATGAGTCTGTGGTAGTGATAGGTAGGTTATTTTCTTTGCAGTTGCCAATGGGGAGATATGACATCTTATTTTTGCATAAACCTTGGTGCAAAGCCATGGCCATCAGTACCTTGTATTCTGCAACCAGGTGTATGGCTCGTGTTACTTTCAAAGTTGTTTGTCGATTATTTTTCTATTGATGCTTTGAACCACCTAACACAAGGGACACTGTTTTGTATAGCCATGATTAGATGTTCACCCTTCTCTCCGTTTGCCTCTGCTAAGCCATCCATAGGTCAGTAATTGATCCACATGAGGTTGGAGTGATAGAGGAGAAtatttttctactgtatttatgttcttTATTCTTTACCAGTTGGTTTTACAACTGAATTTCTTGTATTTCTAGTTCACCGTTGTCTTGCCAGTTGGCTGCAGTCTTGTCAGCTGGAGGTGGTCTTGCCAGTTGGCCCAAATGAGTTCTCATGTGTCTACGAAGATCACACGAGACTCTGAATCGCCTGCCACAATCCCTACAGCAGTACGGCTTCTCTCCGGTATGAATTCTCATGTGTCGGTGAAGATCACTTGACGCTTTGaattgcttgccacattcagtacAACCATAAGGCTTCTCTACAGCGTGGACTTTCATGTGTCTTCGAAGATCACGGAGTTCTGAGTATCGCTCATCACATTCACAACAGAAATACAACTTCTCTCTGGTGTGAATTCTCTCATGTCTCAGAAGAGAACTTTTATCAATGAAAGGTTTGCCACATTCCCCACAGACAAATGGCTTCTCACCCGAATGAGTTTTCTTGTGTCTCTGGAGAGACATTTTATCAATGTACCACTTGTCACATTGATCACAgccatatggcttctctccggtgtgaattttCGTGTGCCTCTGAAGATCACTCGAGTCTCTGAATCGCTTACCACATTCGGTACAGCCATATGGCTTGTCTCCTGTATGGATTATCATGTGTTTTCGAAGTGCACATTGTTCTACAAACTGCTTGCCACATTCgctacagcaatacggcttctcttcAGCATGAATCTTCACGTGCTTCCGAAGTGCACGAAGTTCTTTGAATCGCTTGTCGCATTCACTACAGCAATATAATTTCTCTTCTGCATGAATCTTCATGTGTCTTTGCACAGAACTTTTATCAATGAATCGCTTGCCACACTCAGTACAGccatacggcttctctccagtgtgagttcTAATGTGTCGCAGGAGATCATTTGATTCTCTGAAACGCTTGTCACACATAGTACAGCAGTGTGGCTTCTCACCAGTGTGAATTCTCATATGTTTGCGAAGATCACTGGATACTCTGAATCGCTTGACACATTCAGTGCAACAATGGGTTTTCTCTCCAGTATGGATTCTCGCGTGCATTTTAAGATGAGCTTTGTGCACAAATTGTTTACCGCATTCTTCACAACCAAACATCTGCGTGTGATTCCGCTGGTGTTCTTCTAAGTCAgagctatttttaaaaaattttccacaTAATGGACAGGGTAACAAATTGCCTGAATTCGCATTTTGAATGTTTTGGAGACTTTTGATGGCATCCACCCCAGACATCTTTGCCATAGGTAGAAGATATTTCTGTACCGTGGCCCATTTCAAAGGTCTTACACCCGacttcttcatattttcttgaagCTGATAATATTGAGCTATGTCTTGAAATGATGTCTCATTTAATGAAGACTCAAAACAGCTGTCATCCTCTTGTAAATCTGTAGACGTCAAAGACAAAGAATTAGTAAGGAAAGGCACATTTActcacaacactaaagcagctgttAGGATCAGGGATAAGCCCCAATTGCTTAATCATTGTCACACATTTGTACAGGACCTGAGCCTAAAACTCTCAATGAATAACTTCTAGCTTGTAAGAAAATGCAACTTTAAGCTTAAGTACCATTGTATCATTATGCAGGTTCAGTTGTTTGCTATGTaatatgtacaatacaatatatgAGGATCATGGGAGTGAGTGCTGTATTCTTTAGTTGCTGTATGCACTTAAGCTGTTGTTAGATGATTTTTGGTTATGTTTATGCATTACTGACTTTTAATCCTGTAATTCTTTGCTGGATTGCTTACACCTTTGTATGCTCATTTCTGATAAACTTGAGGAGCTTTACCTTTCTATTTATGTCTATTTTTGGGTGGGAGTTCTCTTTGTGACCTTTGTGGTCTTATGCTTTTTCCCTTTCCAGTGGGAAACTCACtctaattgaataaataaataagattaaacAAACTTAGTGCAGGCAATTACTTTCTTACCAGAAAGACAGTGGCAGTCATACAGTTGATTGGAATCACACCAAAGAATCTGATACTGTCATTTTTCTGATCACAACAAAATAGAATTACAAACTGTTCTCATATGGCTCACTACCACCACATGATGCACAAACTACTTCAATATGTGAGACAATAACAAAGTATAATGGTGCTGATAATTTTATTGTGTTGAGTACTGGAATGCAGTGCTCATATGTAAACATACAGTACCCTCTTGAAGAGAATTACTGAAAGGGTTAAGAAACCAAGAGTTCTAGGAGCCGGCTTAAGAAATTGGCCAATATCACGTACCCAGGAGAACTGACACTTGTCACGTAAACATAAAATTTCATAACAAAAGGGTAACAACTGAACTTAAGACAAAGACAACGAAAGTTGAAACAGACTTATTTTGGCCTATGCATTTGGGTGTGTAAATGAATGACCCAATCAGTGAGTGCAATCCAGTGAACCAATCACAGTAAGCAACAACTCggcactgttatgcaaattcagttaTCTATAAGAATGACTCTCTGCCTTTGCTCTGTTACCATTTGCTGACAACATCTACTCAGGGCACTGTCCCTTAGTATATCGCTGTAACAGGGTTCTCCCCTGAATGAAAGATGCAAttgacaagcttcctcctgcctggtttatGAATAATTTCTGCCTTAAGAGTTTCTTAGTTAACGATAAATACTTACTTCTTTCTACTTAAGATATAATGGAATCACTCTGGTTGTTTGATGAATGCTGGTCTTACAAACCATTTTTTCAAAATAAGGTTCTTACAGTGAGACCTGTAGGTACATCTAAATTGCACACCTTGTCACATAATATTACAGAATCCTAACAAGACTGGAGTAGGGGTTAGAATGTGTATCTAGGCCAGAAGTGTCTAAAATTAAACACTAATATAAATTTTACTATTCTGTTTCCCCACCTGCAGTCTCACAAACACTGTCCTCTCGTTTTTTTTCAAACCTGACTGCAGTGACCCTGTCCATCTttggctgttttattgtttattgtgatacAAAATACAGCTTTaagtaacaaaaactaaaattctgTCGTTTCAAGTGGTAGATTCTCCTTAAGAAAAAGTgtaaaattgaagaaaaacatttaGAGATTCTTGTGCTTATTACATAGCTGTAACAGTAACCAACTTCATGTGCTCGTTCAGATCCCCTGCTCACATGCAAACAGAAAATAAGCTTCAAAAATGTGTTATGCACTGCACAgcagaatattattttatattatatatattattatataatattatataattatattatattaatttattatttgcaaacATTTGACACCATTTGCAAATGCATTTTTGCAAGACTATGAATACAACTTTGAATTCTAGACAAACATTCAAAGCGTAAATCACTCTGACTGGTGTCTCAATCAAAATGGCACATACGATGCATGCTGGGTAGAATCTCCTTTCAAAAATAGATTAAGATTGCCgctcaaataaaaacatttattgacAAAGTGACTCTCAAGACACCAGACATCCTCAATTTTTAATACGCTACGTTTCCttgtcttttaaaaaaagataCTCTAAAAGATTAGTCAATCTCTATTTCCTAAAGGCATGACAATaatttcagtttaaaattaaCTCAGAAAGTGTAAGACATGGTTTGCTACAATAAAACCTAAAGATCATGAGGCAGCACCTGTATCAAAAGCCATACAGTCTTCcctgaataaaataatatattaaaaatccccATTCCAACTTCATCCAGCTGCAAACAACTCCCTCTCTGCCACTGTGcataagtttaattaaaaaatgctatCCATTAAAAAAAAGCTCCCCTATATTCTCATTGTGATTTCACTACATGAATACTTCATTCAATAAAAACTTGTTAACTTAATTTTCCAGTTCACTCATTCCAAAGCCAGATCCCTGGGATCGGGAGACTAGCTTgacagtaaaatactgtaaacaCCACCACTGCATCAGACATTAGTCGATCACAGAAAGCATTCACTCACACAAATAGAGCAGGCTAATTTAGATGTGGCAGTTAACTTGGCCCATACGACAAATTCCACACACATAATTCTGGGGCTGGTTTTTAACTCCTTTCATGGTAAATTGAAGGCCATCATTTCTGATGAATAAAAAGTGAATAATGATCTTGGCTACATGTTGTGCAGAAATGCATAAACAattataagaatataagaaaagcTTTAACAAAAGCTGTAAACAGCCTATATATAGCTGCCAAATTATCCTGTTCAGAATGTAAGATTAAAATGTAAGGTTTCTCCAAGCACTATTATATATCAATCCTCCTGACCTGATCTCTGATGGGGTATTTTGCAG
Proteins encoded in this window:
- the LOC120533178 gene encoding gastrula zinc finger protein XlCGF57.1-like yields the protein MEETAEAGISRKSSMKEKGQGTRKTQELAYKDDVEDTEERSSDVEEESFTLDKGFNFNSAVHIKEEDCDWESSDYTQQTVRIKEEDDEDEEEEEEEDYEWDTVSVKGDSEETPEDFDVPEHEIITCVKEEEEDDDFKSEFISQCSYGDEETTGLNSMWNSRHYMQEDPDHEQSNSVESSAKTSEKPSASGQSGENLQEDDSCFESSLNETSFQDIAQYYQLQENMKKSGVRPLKWATVQKYLLPMAKMSGVDAIKSLQNIQNANSGNLLPCPLCGKFFKNSSDLEEHQRNHTQMFGCEECGKQFVHKAHLKMHARIHTGEKTHCCTECVKRFRVSSDLRKHMRIHTGEKPHCCTMCDKRFRESNDLLRHIRTHTGEKPYGCTECGKRFIDKSSVQRHMKIHAEEKLYCCSECDKRFKELRALRKHVKIHAEEKPYCCSECGKQFVEQCALRKHMIIHTGDKPYGCTECGKRFRDSSDLQRHTKIHTGEKPYGCDQCDKWYIDKMSLQRHKKTHSGEKPFVCGECGKPFIDKSSLLRHERIHTREKLYFCCECDERYSELRDLRRHMKVHAVEKPYGCTECGKQFKASSDLHRHMRIHTGEKPYCCRDCGRRFRVSCDLRRHMRTHLGQLARPPPADKTAANWQDNGELEIQEIQL